Proteins encoded by one window of Sorex araneus isolate mSorAra2 chromosome 3, mSorAra2.pri, whole genome shotgun sequence:
- the PIGW gene encoding phosphatidylinositol-glycan biosynthesis class W protein codes for MSQKQMKEAFVSNLNGTSVLEVTEGLCLPVLCILLRGLLLILSQHLCSSHSWRTRFLMDFVVLIVPMVTILTILASFVLLENLLLILFGAGLFYHIYSRRTCFDRLPFKKVLEKFLKISLESEYIPAITCFRVINSVFTAIAILAVDFPIFPRRFAKAELYGIGAMDFGVGGFVFGAAIVSPEIRKKYTKGFRFNYLIRLLYSIWPLIFLGIGRLAVIKSIDYQEHVTEYGVHWNFFFTLIAVKLITSLLLVIFPVNKSWIVAIGITIFYQLALDFTPLKMLILHGTDGSGTRVGLLNANREGIISSVGYVAIHMAGVQTGSYIFRKRAQVKDWIQVACCILLVAIGLFISLSIVQVNVEAVSRRMANLAFCIWIVASCLIILSTLLFCDIILSFAKFLVKEALVPCSWKLTQLPAAHKNNIESLESKTERKEPSLCLITALNRNQLVFFLLSNVTTGLINLSLDTLHSSTLCALFVLNLYMFINCFIIYMLHLQDKTIKFW; via the coding sequence ATGTCTCAAAAACAGATGAAGGAAGCTTTTGTCAGTAACCTCAATGGAACCAGTGTGCTGGAAGTCACCGAGGGCTTGTGCTTGCCAGTCCTGTGTATCCTGCTCAGAGGACTCCTGCTTATTCTCTCCCAGCACTTGTGTTCTTCGCATAGCTGGAGAACTCGATTCTTGATGGACTTTGTTGTCCTAATTGTTCCCATGGTGACCATTTTGACTATTTTGGCTTCCTTTGTCCTCCTGGAGAACCTCCTTTTAATTCTCTTTGGGGCAGGGCTGTTCTATCACATATACAGCAGAAGGACTTGCTTTGACAGATTGCCTTTTAAAAAAGTCCtggaaaaattcttaaaaatcagTCTAGAATCAGAATATATTCCAGCCATTACCTGTTTCCGTGTAATTAACAGTGTATTCACTGCTATTGCCATTTTGGCTGTGGATTTCCCAATTTTTCCCAGAAGATTTGCTAAGGCAGAGCTCTATGGGATAGGAGCAATGGATTTTGGAGTaggaggttttgtttttggagctgCAATTGTTTCTCCAGAGATtaggaaaaaatatacaaaagggTTTAGATTTAATTATCTTATAAGGTTATTATACTCTATTTGGCCATTAATTTTCCTTGGTATAGGACGATTAGCCGTTATAAAATCTATAGACTATCAGGAACATGTAACTGAATATGGAGTTCActggaattttttctttactttaataGCTGTGAAATTGATAACATCACTGCTTTTGGTTATTTTCCCTGTAAATAAATCCTGGATTGTGGCCATTGGCATTACTATATTTTACCAGCTAGCTCTTGACTTTACCCCACTGAAAATGTTAATTTTGCATGGCACTGATGGCAGTGGTACAAGGGTCGGTTTACTAAATGCCAACAGAGAAGGAATAATATCTTCTGTGGGGTATGTGGCGATTCACATGGCTGGCGTGCAAACCGGttcatatatatttagaaaaagagCACAAGTCAAAGACTGGATACAAGTGGCATGTTGTATTCTGTTAGTAGCTATTGGCCTCTTCATATCTCTTTCCATAGTCCAGGTAAATGTAGAAGCAGTATCTCGAAGGATGGCTAACCTAGCCTTTTGTATTTGGATAGTTGCTTCTTGCTTGATCATTCTTAGCACTTTGCTATTCTGCGATATAATTTTGAGTTTTGCCAAGTTTCTAGTTAAAGAAGCTCTGGTTCCCTGTTCTTGGAAACTTACCCAGTTGCCTGCAGCCCATAAAAACAATATAGAATCTCTGGAGTCTAAGACTGAAAGAAAAGAACCCAGTCTTTGTTTAATCACAGCCCTGAACAGAAACCAGTTAGTTTTTTTCTTGCTGTCAAATGTAACAACTGGCCTGATCAACCTGTCTCTAGATACATTACACAGCAGTACTTTATGTGCCTTGTTTGTGCTCAATCTCTATATGTTTATAAActgctttattatatatatgctaCACTTGCAAGATAAGACTATCAAATTTTGGTGA